Proteins co-encoded in one endosymbiont 'TC1' of Trimyema compressum genomic window:
- a CDS encoding class I SAM-dependent methyltransferase, protein MNDNKTAYIPTTYDKQVMKTIPYYNLFHETTIDLVTNANIKVHSWLDIGCGTGTFIKKAKEIFVETQFVLADPSIKMLDLARSKINSKSKITLIVSDSQNLDYKDESFDVITAIQSHHYMSKTERVKAINNCYRMLKNNGILIVFENIMPLSNDGVKIGLKRWGNYQLRNGKAINEINQHIDRFGKEYFPISIIEHINLLNKVGFRSVEILWTSYMQALFYAIK, encoded by the coding sequence ATGAATGATAATAAAACAGCGTATATACCAACTACTTATGACAAACAAGTTATGAAAACAATTCCTTATTATAATTTATTTCATGAAACCACTATTGATTTAGTTACTAATGCTAATATTAAAGTGCATAGCTGGTTAGATATTGGTTGTGGAACTGGAACATTTATCAAGAAAGCTAAAGAAATATTTGTTGAAACACAATTTGTTCTAGCAGACCCTTCAATAAAAATGCTTGACCTTGCTAGAAGTAAAATAAACAGCAAATCAAAAATTACCCTCATTGTTTCTGATTCACAAAATCTAGACTATAAAGATGAAAGCTTTGATGTAATCACAGCTATTCAATCTCATCATTATATGAGTAAAACCGAAAGAGTAAAAGCAATTAACAATTGCTATAGAATGCTAAAAAATAATGGTATTCTTATTGTATTTGAAAATATAATGCCATTATCTAATGATGGTGTTAAGATTGGACTAAAAAGATGGGGGAATTATCAATTGAGAAATGGTAAGGCAATAAATGAAATAAACCAGCATATTGATAGGTTTGGAAAAGAGTATTTTCCAATTTCAATCATTGAGCATATAAATTTATTAAATAAAGTGGGATTTAGAAGCGTTGAGATACTGTGGACTTCATATATGCAAGCACTATTTTATGCAATAAAATAG
- a CDS encoding putative holin-like toxin, producing the protein MNIFESLILMISFASLIVAIIKQQKSNCLFVHSSYF; encoded by the coding sequence ATGAACATATTTGAATCATTGATACTAATGATTTCTTTTGCGTCATTAATTGTTGCCATAATAAAACAACAAAAAAGCAACTGCCTCTTTGTACACAGCAGTTACTTTTAG
- a CDS encoding ABC transporter ATP-binding protein: MGISLIISYNTLYEEIDRKIVIYQSLLKYKEEGKLILVASHSSEDLEFLADKIFTMDCGEII, translated from the coding sequence TTGGGTATATCACTGATTATCAGCTATAATACATTATACGAGGAGATTGATAGAAAAATTGTTATTTATCAATCTCTTTTAAAGTATAAAGAAGAAGGTAAACTTATTTTAGTTGCCAGTCACAGTAGTGAGGATTTAGAATTTTTGGCAGATAAGATATTTACAATGGATTGTGGAGAAATCATTTAA
- a CDS encoding ABC transporter transmembrane domain-containing protein, which produces MCKVEREERKRGFSRLIELVAQKRLLIILGCVLGAVATVIQFLPAILSYLAMITVTEGMFTTGTIDFEYISKLAFAALGCFIAYCVLFYFDSMCIHVAAFDILYSLRIKIAEKLSRLVGMGYFLTKSTGSIKQVMNNDVENIEKFIAHHKTNLLLVVKT; this is translated from the coding sequence GTGTGTAAAGTTGAAAGAGAAGAAAGAAAAAGAGGCTTTAGCCGTCTCATAGAATTAGTAGCACAAAAACGTCTATTAATTATTTTAGGCTGTGTATTAGGAGCTGTTGCTACAGTCATTCAATTTTTGCCTGCAATTTTATCCTATTTGGCAATGATAACAGTAACGGAAGGTATGTTCACAACTGGAACTATTGATTTCGAATATATTAGTAAGCTTGCTTTTGCTGCACTGGGTTGTTTTATTGCTTATTGTGTTTTATTTTACTTTGACAGTATGTGTATCCATGTGGCAGCGTTTGATATTTTGTACTCACTGCGCATTAAGATTGCTGAGAAGTTATCACGCTTGGTGGGAATGGGCTATTTTCTGACGAAATCAACGGGTAGTATTAAACAGGTAATGAATAATGATGTAGAGAATATTGAAAAGTTTATTGCCCATCATAAAACGAACTTGCTTTTGGTTGTGAAAACCTAG
- a CDS encoding ATP-binding cassette domain-containing protein, with product MKQRMDYKVKSLCIENLMNRNIFTFSGGEKQMLSIASAYAMGSDIFVLDEPTANLDSFATEQLAIMIDRLKKKAKPLLYVSIGFIFKRFSR from the coding sequence ATGAAACAAAGAATGGATTATAAGGTGAAAAGTCTTTGTATTGAAAATCTGATGAATCGAAATATATTCACTTTTTCAGGTGGCGAAAAACAGATGCTTTCCATTGCCTCTGCTTATGCTATGGGATCAGACATATTTGTGTTGGATGAACCTACGGCAAATCTTGATTCTTTTGCTACAGAGCAACTAGCTATTATGATTGACAGGCTGAAAAAGAAGGCAAAACCATTATTATATGTGAGCATAGGCTTTATTTTTAAAAGATTTAGCAGATAG
- a CDS encoding ATP-binding cassette domain-containing protein translates to MGYNKKEPVFCNLSGSVKKGEITGIIGRNGEGKSTLARLFMWLM, encoded by the coding sequence ATTGGATACAACAAGAAAGAACCTGTATTTTGTAACCTTTCTGGTTCAGTAAAGAAAGGTGAAATTACTGGGATTATTGGTCGCAATGGAGAAGGAAAATCCACCCTTGCTCGGTTGTTTATGTGGCTTATGTAA
- a CDS encoding MptD family putative ECF transporter S component produces MKSKNELKSKDLIVVAIFSLLYSICLFIIAGIAGMIPIGFIMFGLVGFIPCGIIYMYLRAKAL; encoded by the coding sequence ATGAAAAGTAAAAATGAACTGAAAAGTAAAGATTTAATTGTTGTAGCTATATTTTCTCTCTTATACAGTATATGCTTATTTATAATAGCGGGAATTGCTGGCATGATTCCCATAGGATTTATTATGTTTGGCTTAGTTGGCTTTATTCCTTGTGGAATTATTTATATGTATCTGAGAGCTAAAGCGCTCTAA
- a CDS encoding MptD family putative ECF transporter S component — protein sequence MFFLWLGFVLPMVIMKDCYIEYAALRGISADYISSIVTMMNSPVALAGLIGFVVGAHIGSILGKRLLKNILKKQLI from the coding sequence TTGTTTTTTCTTTGGCTTGGTTTTGTTTTACCAATGGTCATTATGAAAGACTGCTATATTGAATATGCAGCATTGAGAGGCATTTCGGCTGATTATATTAGTTCAATTGTAACTATGATGAATAGTCCTGTAGCTTTAGCAGGTCTAATTGGTTTTGTTGTAGGAGCTCATATTGGATCTATTTTAGGTAAAAGATTACTAAAAAACATTTTGAAAAAGCAGTTAATATAA